In the genome of Thermococcus sp. Bubb.Bath, the window TCCACTGAGTCCAGGGTTTATGCCGCTCTCCTCTTCCACGGGAAGCCAATGACAATATCCGAACTCGCAGAGGAAACCGGGCTCAGCAGATCCTCGGTTTCAATAGCCCTCAGCAAGCTTACAAGGGAGTACTTCGTCACCTGCAAGAGGAGGGGCAGGGTAAAGTACTTCACCGCCATTCCAATATTCCTCGAGAAGTTCCTTAAGATACCCAAAGATACTCTAGAACGGGAGATAGAGCCGCTGAAGATTATCGTTGAGAGGCTCGTGGATGAAGCAGATGAGGGCAGAAAGCGCCAGCTTGAGGGGATCAAGAAGGAACTCGACGTTCTTGGGTGCATGCTCAGAAAGATAATAGAACTAGAGGAAAAAGAGAGCGGATACATCAGCTCTTCCCGCTCCTCTTAAGGCTCACCATTTTTATTATAGTTGCCAGCCAGATTGCCAGAAGGGGCCAGAGAAGGAGAAAACCAAAGTGGGACATGAGCTTCAGCTCAAACGTGCCTCCCAGGTCTTTTGTGGCGTTCACAAAAGCCCCCAGCGGGAAGATAAAGGCCCACCACGAGCCACTGTATGGAAGGCTCAAGTTCCTAACGTAGTGGAGGGTCATCGCCGTTGCCATTACCAGCCACC includes:
- a CDS encoding GbsR/MarR family transcriptional regulator, which codes for MTGKASDKAEFIEIVERMLARWGYGSTESRVYAALLFHGKPMTISELAEETGLSRSSVSIALSKLTREYFVTCKRRGRVKYFTAIPIFLEKFLKIPKDTLEREIEPLKIIVERLVDEADEGRKRQLEGIKKELDVLGCMLRKIIELEEKESGYISSSRSS